A single Xiphias gladius isolate SHS-SW01 ecotype Sanya breed wild chromosome 22, ASM1685928v1, whole genome shotgun sequence DNA region contains:
- the plekhg6 gene encoding uncharacterized protein plekhg6: protein MDEEGRRDSDGREADVVDGATAAAEINHHHKGSADKQKFNTLGYQRRTKQKVVTDFATVSKGTSAGAKPRAALRQVLFSQGVSDKSPASEERGQLDVLKQDLEAYAVPVCLKWRWKEESQGTTLEKNWTDIVHSHSTMSKMQRHQQEALWEFVHTELTYINKLIIIKELVIAALVNLQQHGFLLEVTPELLFSNLPSILSAHQLFWQEVIYPMLQEVRRTGEPFDPMRLEAGFLQFHERFFSYQHYCWEEENNLDFTRRQMESNPHFLTYVQWVETHPQCERMRLGDMQAKPHQRITKYPLLLKAVLKTTQDPHVQHILRGMLSSVNSFLVGINDYLKLKDEALALSISAQRVEGYEVEGINEEIDKHVREICQFDLTCPIRGVGPEVVRKLLLEENLKIRDRKEGKLEVVALLFSDVLLLTKVQKKGERLKVVRPPLALDKTSCVALKDGCSFILVEVGELRSAMNVYIFVASTSENCSTWVSTIHQAKETLTNLRKMERNRQLENWKIQLEAKPIKEAKTDEIETEEQPLTQSGVEIIVDELTEELIIPQTINGILAPKEAEGQYQPADDVTTNNTRFPFWQSHSSKSNHKTVRKSFAGQQQAVKGYEWVEMGVRGYQDGNHTEEEEKIVETQMTKERRVTFNHRAQSAPNLDLFSPSASADPLGYNTTGPHILLLGGLPDVDYPTNEDSFLQLSYQPTMSRDGPEFQRLPGEGGISTRRDSQFVNQDIRRNSSYSQSGDMETFQEAWGYSKNLKSPGLQKRRPVSIHQGPSTQTHKQFFQSSGETWASSNNSSSNSDSDSNLNSKRNSVPSHRVLKLGSLKPNQGMFWCMHDRVSPDPQALSESELPDLNSRSKRPKMKTQRSSSIPNIIIEGGHGLRLHPGRMYTLPQGQDTPFRISGRCPNGHPSPLEGLLERAKKRMREREGLKREQNVKMANFPLFSTTPSPSSSDGDRDADWEEEVMLMRHRALSVSKGWKEQLVDGDEDDNMNSVVFADGVNVDWPGWCFDDDEVLDHLHTGDEGLLEGIGRSLAFLDFHEFSEQEDGECSQV from the exons GAGCGAGGTCAGCTGGATGTATTGAAGCAGGATCTGGAGGCCTACGCTGTGCCAGTCTGTCTAAAGTGGAGATGGAAGGAAGAAAGTCAGGGAACAACACTTGAGAAGAACTGGACAGATATAGTGCACTCTCATTCA ACCATGTCTAAGATGCAGAGACATCAACAGGAGGCGCTGTGGGAGTTTGTCCACACTGAACTCACCTACATCAACAAGTTAATTATCATCAAGGAA TTGGTTATTGCAGCTCTTGTCAACCTACAACAGCATGGATTTCTCCTGGAG GTGACCCCTGAGCTTCTTTTCTCCAACCTCCCCTCCATCCTCAGTGCACACCAGCTGTTCTGGCAGGAGGTGATTTATCCCATGTTACAAGAAGTCCGGAGGACAGGAGAGCCCTTTGACCCCATGAGGTTAGAGGCTGGTTTCCTGCAG TTCCATGAGCGTTTCTTCTCTTACCAGCATTACTGCTGGGAGGAGGAAAACAATCTTGACTTCACGCGCAGGCAGATGGAGAGCAACCCACATTTCCTCACTTATGTTCAG TGGGTGGAGACTCATCCTCAGTGTGAGCGGATGCGGCTCGGGGACATGCAGGCCAAACCCcatcagaggatcaccaaataCCCCTTGCTGCTGAAAGCTGTGCTCAAAACCACCCAGGACCCTCATGTACAGCACATACTCAGAGGCATG TTGTCCAGTGTAAACAGTTTCTTGGTGGGTATCAATGACTACTTGAAGCTAAAAGATGAGGCACtcgctctctccatctctgctcaGAGGGTGGAGGGATATGAGGTTGAGggaataaatgaagaaattgaCAAG CATGTCCGAGAGATCTGCCAGTTCGACCTAACATGCCCCATCAGAGGAGTGGGTCCTGAGGTCGTACgtaagctgctgctggaggagaacTTGAAGATTCGGGACAGAAAAGAGGGCAAG CTGGAGGTCGTGGCTCTACTTTTCTCAGATGTCCTTCTATTGACCAAAGTGCAGAAGAAAGGAGAACGGCTGAAAGTGGTTCGACCTCCTCTGGCCCTGGACAAAACTTCTTGCGTAGCACTGAAAGATGGCT gTTCATTTATTCTCGTGGAGGTAGGTGAACTTCGGAGTGCAATGAATGTCTACATATTTGTAGCCAGCACCTCAGAGAACTGCTCCACATGGGTCTCCACCATCCACCAGGCGAAG GAAACACTGACAAACCTGAGAAAGATGGAGCGCAACAGACAACTGGAAAATTGGAAAATCCAGCTTGAGGCCAAACCTATTAAAGAAGCCAAGACAGATGAAATAGAGACAGAAGAACAACCTCTTACACAATCAGGAGTAGAAATTATTGTAGATGAACTTACTGAGGAACTTATTATCCCACAGACAATAAATGGGATTTTGGCACCTAAAGAAGCAGAGGGACAGTATCAACCTGCAGATGATGTGACCACTAACAACACTAGATTTCCTTTTTGGCAGTCCCATTCCAGCAAAAGTAATCATAAAACAGTGCGTAAGAGCTTTGCTGGTCAGCAACAAGCAGTCAAAGGATATGAATGGGTAGAAATGGGAGTGAGAGGATATCAGGATGGAAAccacacagaggaagaagagaaaatagTTGAGACTCAGATGACAAAGGAGCGAAGGGTGACATTTAACCACAGGGCACAATCTGCCCCTAATCTGGATCTTTTCAGTCCTAGTGCTTCTGCAGATCCATTGGGATATAATACAACTGGACCACACATTCTTTTACTAGGTGGATTACCAGATGTTGACTACCCAACAAACGAAGATAGCTTTTTACAACTTTCTTACCAACCAACAATGTCCAGGGATGGGCCTGAGTTCCAAAGACTACCAGGAGAAGGAGGAATATCAACAAGGAGAGATTCCCAATTTGTGAACCAGGACATCAGGAGAAATTCCAGCTACAGCCAGTCTGGAGACATGGAGACATTTCAAGAGGCTTGGGGTTACTCAAAAAATTTGAAGTCACCCGGGTTACAGAAGAGGAGGCCAGTTAGCATCCATCAGGGCCCCTCTACTCAGACCCACAAGCAGTTCTTCCAGAGCTCAGGAGAGACTTGGGCTTCTTCAAACAACTCTTCCTCCAACTCTGACTCAGACAGCAATCTAAACAGCAAGAGAAACTCTGTTCCTTCACACCGGGTGCTCAAGCTGGGCTCCCTGAAGCCGAACCAAGGCATGTTTTGGTGCATGCATGACAGAGTCTCTCCAGATCCTCAGGCATTGTCTGAGTCTGAACTGCCTGATCTGAACTCCCGTAGCAAAAGGCCCAAAATGAAAACCCAAAGGAGTTCCTCCATTCCTAACATTATAATTGAAGGTGGGCATGGACTTCGTCTGCACCCCGGTAGAATGTACACTTTACCCCAAGGACAAGATACACCTTTTCGCATCTCAGGACGTTGTCCTAATGGACACCCCTCACCTCTCGAGGGCCTTCTggaaagagctaaaaagagaatGAGGGAGCGAGAAGGATTAAAGAGAGAGCAAAACGTGAAAATGGCCAATTTCCCCTTGTTTTCCACCACGCCCTCACCATCTTCCAGTGATGGAGACAGAGACGCAGactgggaggaggaggtgatgcTGATGAGACACAGAGCCCTCTCTGTGAGTAAAGGATGGAAAGAGCAGCTGGTAGATGGAGATGAAGATGATAACATGAACAG tGTTGTCTTTGCAGATGGTGTAAATGTGGACTGGCCAGGCTGGtgctttgatgatgatgaagtcTTGGACCATTTACACACTGGAGATGAAGGGCTTCTGGAGGGCATCGGCCGATCTTTGGCCTTTTTGGATTTTCACGAATTTTCGGAGCAAGAAGATGGGGAGTGTAGTCAGGTGTAG
- the mrpl51 gene encoding 39S ribosomal protein L51, mitochondrial, translated as MSVLGGLLRAGASFCQSAGTLLRTARTISTGTCCQIRMHAIPQLKKVDRWTEKRSMFGVYDNIGILGDFKAHPKDLIVAPCWLKGFRGNELQRLIRKKKMVGDRMMTLDRHNLQKRIRFLYRRLNRTGKHR; from the exons ATGTCTGTGCTGGGAGGTCTGCTGAGAGCTGGAGCGTCCTTCTGTCAGTCTGCCGGGACGCTGCTGCGCACAGCCAGGACCATTTCTACCG GTACATGCTGCCAGATCAGGATGCATGCCATCCCTCAACTGAAGAAGGTGGACAGGTGGACTGAGAAGAGGAGCATGTTTGGAGTTTATGATAACATAGGCATATTAG GAGATTTTAAAGCTCATCCCAAAGACCTTATTGTGGCCCCCTGCTGGTTGAAGGGTTTCAGAGGTAATGAACTGCAGCGTCTAattagaaagaagaaaatggtgGGAGACAGAATGATGACTCTGGACAGACACAACTTGCAGAAGAGGATCCGTTTCCTGTACAGACGCTTAAACCGCACTGGCAAACATCgctaa
- the LOC120784092 gene encoding hemicentin-2-like isoform X1: MSDVFYDKNRQKVNCVLGKMMLLECFIFGMIASLITGARCKVTEVFAEAGSQAVLPCKSSSTSLASPFIIWSKANKGTIWRKQKSGLQYWGSSWSQKGIQRVQCPNSLFERGDYSLHINNVREEDGGVYSCSVENGVQVVENVVMLRIMIVSFSLSVPILGKDVSVTCNVTPWPHGASVHWMLNNSPFVPQTGISSNRDTSKIVVRVKATARLTGNWTCVVGYKGSEGRASATLSVKGIIKPPNDNTKVYASVGSAAALPCVFSNDLVPSLPVWEKLQPGSLFKPAPGRLPSSFSPSSQSSQLAWDKSASLKAVEFKDEGRYRCSGTVQGQRLSRNIQLIVAKIDSSVPSKKKGSVTLTCQLSDASEVTDYEWVHVTYDLNGTQSVGFIQKGKTLSISQGSEENQGEWACRFSGKEGILGNVTYHVQLMSGLNGQKSKGFSHNTAAVVGLSFLLFVLLLILAQMYKNHQRRKRIFQYPALETIVHTISNEREERERNRAKK, from the exons ATGTCCGACGTTTTCTACGATAAGAACAGGCAGAAGGTGAACTGTGTACTCGG CAAAATGATGTTGTTGGAGTGTTTCATCTTTGGGATGATCGCCTCTCTGATAACag GAGCTCGATGTAAGGTAACAGAGGTGTTTGCTGAAGCAGGCTCTCAGGCTGTACTACCTTGTAAATCTAGCTCCACATCGCTTGCTTCCCCTTTCATCATCTGGAGTAAAGCCAACAAGGG CACTATTTGGAGAAAGCAAAAGAGTGGTCTGCAGTACTGGGGTTCTAGCTGGTCACAGAAAGGGATCCAACGTGTACAATGCCCCAACTCCCTGTTTGAAAGAGGCGACTACAGCCTGCATATCAACAACGtgagggaggaggatggaggggtTTACTCCTGCAGCGTGGAAAATGGAGTCCAAGTTGTTGAAAACGTGGTCATGCTCAGAATCATGATAG TGTCCTTCTCTCTATCGGTTCCCATACTGGGGAAGGATGTTTCAGTCACTTGTAACGTGACTCCCTGGCCTCATGGGGCTTCTGTGCATTGGATGTTGAACAACAGCCCATTTGTGCCTCAGACTGGAATCTCCTCAAACAGAGACACCTCTAAAATCGTTGTGAGGGTAAAGGCAACTGCGAGGCTGACAGGAAACTGGACCTGTGTGGTGGGCTACAAGGGCAGCGAGGGGCGAGCTTCAGCAACTCTGTCTGTAAAAG GAATCATCAAACCACCCAATGACAACACCAAGGTGTATGCTTCAGTGGGATCTGCAGCCGCACTCCCCTGTGTCTTCTCCAATGATTTAGTCCCCTCTTTACCAGTCTGGGAGAAACTGCAACCTGGGTCTCTTTTTAAACCTGCTCCCGGCCGCCTTCCTagctctttctctccatcctcacAGTCGTCTCAACTCGCTTGGGACAAGTCTGCCAGTTTGAAAGCGGTTGAGTTTAAGGATGAGGGCAGGTACAGATGCTCTGGGACTGTACAAGGACAAAGGCTGAGTCGAAATATCCAGCTCATCGTTGCCAAAA ttGACAGCAGCGTCCCGTCCAAGAAAAAAGGCTCTGTGACGCTGACCTGCCAACTGTCCGATGCGAGTGAGGTCACCGACTATGAGTGGGTTCATGTGACCTATGACCTCAATGGCACCCAGTCAGTTGGGTTCATCCAGAAAGGGAAGACTCTGAGTATCAGCCAGGGGTCAGAGGAAAACCAGGGCGAATGGGCATGTCGGTTCTCTGGCAAAGAAGGCATTTTGGGAAACGTAACATACCATGTTCAACTGATGA GTGGTCTGAATGGACAAAAATCGAAAGGTTTCTCACATAACACTGCCGCGGTGGTTGGGCTCAGCTTTCTCCTCTTTGTTCTGCTACTGATTCTGGCTCAGATGTACAAGAACCATCAAAGG AGGAAAAGGATCTTTCAGTACCCTGCGCTGGAGACGATTGTTCATACCATCTCCAATGAgcgggaggagagagaaaggaaccGAGCGAAAAAGTAA
- the LOC120783994 gene encoding synaptobrevin-like, with protein MWYRDRRRREGGRIPGRARKQSSQHSVGIRCTAVSSCRPIRHRGLQYCKALQPGHTVNYQQTRLRVSVLRYFADDLQYKCIARRSAPDAAAPGAPGAPGADGAPAGPPAGPPNTTSNRRLQQTQAQVEEVVDIMRVNVDKVLERDQKLSELDDRADALQAGASQFESCAAKLKNKYWWKNCKMMIMMGIIGVIVVGIIFLYFFY; from the exons ATGTGGTAcagggacaggaggaggagggaaggcgGGAGAATCCCAGGCCGGGCGAGGAAACAGTCGAGTCAACACTCTGTAGGCATTCGCTGTACCGCAGTGTCGTCCTGCCGCCCCATCCGACACAGAGGGCTGCAGTACTGCAAA GCTCTCCAGCCCGGTCACACGGTGAATTATCAGCAGACCCGTCTACGTGTGTCGGTGTTGCGGTACTTTGCTGACGACTTGCAGTATAAATGCATCGCTAGAAG GTCTGCCCCAGATGCCGCCGCCCCCGGTGCTCCAGGAGCCCCTGGTGCAGATGGAGCCCCAGCCGGCCCACCTGCAGGCCCACCCAACACCACCAGCAACCGCAGGCTACAGCAGACACAGGCCCAAGTTGAGGAG GTGGTGGATATCATGCGGGTGAATGTGGACAAGGTTTTGGAAAGGGACCAGAAGCTCTCAGAGCTGGATGACAGAGCGGACGCCCTCCAAGCCGGAGCCTCCCAATTTGAAAGCTGTGCAGCCAAGCTAAAGAACAAGTACTGGTGGAAGAACTGCAAG atgatGATCATGATGGGCATCATTGGAGTCATTGTGGTTGGAATAATATTCT TGTACTTCTTCTACTGA
- the LOC120784092 gene encoding hemicentin-2-like isoform X2, whose protein sequence is MMLLECFIFGMIASLITGARCKVTEVFAEAGSQAVLPCKSSSTSLASPFIIWSKANKGTIWRKQKSGLQYWGSSWSQKGIQRVQCPNSLFERGDYSLHINNVREEDGGVYSCSVENGVQVVENVVMLRIMIVSFSLSVPILGKDVSVTCNVTPWPHGASVHWMLNNSPFVPQTGISSNRDTSKIVVRVKATARLTGNWTCVVGYKGSEGRASATLSVKGIIKPPNDNTKVYASVGSAAALPCVFSNDLVPSLPVWEKLQPGSLFKPAPGRLPSSFSPSSQSSQLAWDKSASLKAVEFKDEGRYRCSGTVQGQRLSRNIQLIVAKIDSSVPSKKKGSVTLTCQLSDASEVTDYEWVHVTYDLNGTQSVGFIQKGKTLSISQGSEENQGEWACRFSGKEGILGNVTYHVQLMSGLNGQKSKGFSHNTAAVVGLSFLLFVLLLILAQMYKNHQRRKRIFQYPALETIVHTISNEREERERNRAKK, encoded by the exons ATGATGTTGTTGGAGTGTTTCATCTTTGGGATGATCGCCTCTCTGATAACag GAGCTCGATGTAAGGTAACAGAGGTGTTTGCTGAAGCAGGCTCTCAGGCTGTACTACCTTGTAAATCTAGCTCCACATCGCTTGCTTCCCCTTTCATCATCTGGAGTAAAGCCAACAAGGG CACTATTTGGAGAAAGCAAAAGAGTGGTCTGCAGTACTGGGGTTCTAGCTGGTCACAGAAAGGGATCCAACGTGTACAATGCCCCAACTCCCTGTTTGAAAGAGGCGACTACAGCCTGCATATCAACAACGtgagggaggaggatggaggggtTTACTCCTGCAGCGTGGAAAATGGAGTCCAAGTTGTTGAAAACGTGGTCATGCTCAGAATCATGATAG TGTCCTTCTCTCTATCGGTTCCCATACTGGGGAAGGATGTTTCAGTCACTTGTAACGTGACTCCCTGGCCTCATGGGGCTTCTGTGCATTGGATGTTGAACAACAGCCCATTTGTGCCTCAGACTGGAATCTCCTCAAACAGAGACACCTCTAAAATCGTTGTGAGGGTAAAGGCAACTGCGAGGCTGACAGGAAACTGGACCTGTGTGGTGGGCTACAAGGGCAGCGAGGGGCGAGCTTCAGCAACTCTGTCTGTAAAAG GAATCATCAAACCACCCAATGACAACACCAAGGTGTATGCTTCAGTGGGATCTGCAGCCGCACTCCCCTGTGTCTTCTCCAATGATTTAGTCCCCTCTTTACCAGTCTGGGAGAAACTGCAACCTGGGTCTCTTTTTAAACCTGCTCCCGGCCGCCTTCCTagctctttctctccatcctcacAGTCGTCTCAACTCGCTTGGGACAAGTCTGCCAGTTTGAAAGCGGTTGAGTTTAAGGATGAGGGCAGGTACAGATGCTCTGGGACTGTACAAGGACAAAGGCTGAGTCGAAATATCCAGCTCATCGTTGCCAAAA ttGACAGCAGCGTCCCGTCCAAGAAAAAAGGCTCTGTGACGCTGACCTGCCAACTGTCCGATGCGAGTGAGGTCACCGACTATGAGTGGGTTCATGTGACCTATGACCTCAATGGCACCCAGTCAGTTGGGTTCATCCAGAAAGGGAAGACTCTGAGTATCAGCCAGGGGTCAGAGGAAAACCAGGGCGAATGGGCATGTCGGTTCTCTGGCAAAGAAGGCATTTTGGGAAACGTAACATACCATGTTCAACTGATGA GTGGTCTGAATGGACAAAAATCGAAAGGTTTCTCACATAACACTGCCGCGGTGGTTGGGCTCAGCTTTCTCCTCTTTGTTCTGCTACTGATTCTGGCTCAGATGTACAAGAACCATCAAAGG AGGAAAAGGATCTTTCAGTACCCTGCGCTGGAGACGATTGTTCATACCATCTCCAATGAgcgggaggagagagaaaggaaccGAGCGAAAAAGTAA